From the genome of Chelonia mydas isolate rCheMyd1 chromosome 2, rCheMyd1.pri.v2, whole genome shotgun sequence, one region includes:
- the C2H9orf152 gene encoding uncharacterized protein C9orf152 homolog codes for MNNSKALHFHTTFHATISKHFTNNTLNSTSLSSMCYPHYFADGETAADKCIWPQSHPFRLRARSFQGPRAIPHTLPRSPATLSTAEQQDSDCDRQPTKMDVSLLEEQYDCIKQKQKLQTHIIVFKTGENQPVPGESMVNAILINKKIRKPKEFKEHIPVRKVTLELTSNGNVQDSSPWRTHLGIHRLLQADCQTDPSDLAHCKNEQISFDNERLTVKENVMLPYEKPLTASERSTVSLNELGNSSMLNSPTEENSNSISGICQKPPLKSVSSAIWTHQQISSTKCTPISSKQSYYPFPRKKTPRISEAAKRLGLYVSP; via the exons ATGAATAATAGCAAAGCTTTGCACTTCCATACCACATTTCATGCAacgatctcaaagcattttacaaacaatacATTAAACTCAACATCTCTGAGCAGTATGTGTTATCCTcactattttgcagatggggaaactgcggCAGATAAGTGCATCTggccccagtcccaccccttccgcctgaggGCCCGCTCCTTCCAGGGGCCCAGAGCCATCCCCCACACCTTGCCCAGGAGCCCGGCCACCCTGAGTACTG CAGAGCAACAGGATTCAGACTGTGACAGGCAGCCAACCAAGATGGACGTAAGCTTACTTGAGGAGCAGTATGACTGTATAAAACAGAAGCAAAAGCTGCAAACACACATTATTGTGTTTAAAACAG GTGAGAATCAGCCTGTTCCTGGGGAATCAATGGTCAATGCCATtttaataaataagaaaataagaaaaccAAAAGAATTTAAAGAACACATTCCTGTCAGAAAGGTCACACTGGAGTTAACTTCCAATGGCAATGTACAAGACAGTTCACCATGGCGTACACACCTGGGAATCCACCGTCTACTACAAGCTGATTGTCAGACGGATCCAAGTGATCTTGCCCATTGCAAGAATGAACAGATTAGTTTCGACAATGAGAGACTGACTGTGAAGGAAAATGTCATGCTGCCATATGAAAAACCACTAACTGCAAGTGAACGTTCCACAGTATCACTCAATGAACTGGGAAATTCAAGTATGttaaacagtcccactgaagagAATAGCAACTCCATTTCAGGCATCTGCCAGAAGCCTCCTTTGAAGTCAGTCTCTTCAGCAATTTGGACACACCAACAGATTTCATCCACAAAATGTACACCCATATCCAGCAAACAAAGCTATTACCCTTTCCCTCGGAAAAAAACACCCAGGATCTCAGAAGCTGCAAAAAGACTTGGATTATATGTCTCACCATAA